A genomic region of Candidatus Zixiibacteriota bacterium contains the following coding sequences:
- a CDS encoding BatA domain-containing protein — MFNFLNSAVLAAALAALIPLLIHLFSRRRVKIIPFSSLKYLKEMQKRQVRRIKIRQILLLILRMLIVLMAVLAFARPATKGGYVGSHAGVSAVILFDRSASMQRQVKDGILFDIAKSRAADLLKNFGQSDELLLIPFDRQPSFPAGERFFNREVAERILQETTPGFDRGEISDIVAKARELLNGAVNLNKELYLISDLQRTSLEKEVDSSLEGVTVYCVELPIETDGNSGLAAVDLGGQLIEVGNPFTVRAEVVNYDPRRKTEQLASLYIDGVRVMQSEFQIGPDEKTSLTFKATVTGPGFHSGWVELNDDGFLPDNRYFFSFRIPEQFNILIIDGDGAGELMRLALAPSEETGRYWSVKRIPPEQFSSVRLSEYDALVLSGISDPDPLQVSQIFRFLDDGGGLFYIIGPNTKPAAFNSSFGRTVDMLLESPIATDFSGAGYYTLERFDYNHPIFKAYAGFAPEKLPTLRFYALPSLTDGSGNRDLAFFSNGLPGVVESSVGAGRIIIMTAPLTPRYSDIAGHSFFVPFVIRTMEYLAGDMSAYDLENLVGENILRVVPEDRLLSGMAQLTAPDNQVYQLEGTEKSGQYLFDCRPVSQPGIYSLRAESGTVDLFAVNIDSRESALGAGDFPAIALQLKFADYKTIPSDKSSESIITESRYGRELWKIFLWAAALLLAIEMLLSREKEIEPEIG; from the coding sequence GGGTCAAAATCATCCCTTTTTCTTCTCTGAAATATCTCAAGGAGATGCAAAAGCGTCAGGTGCGCCGCATCAAAATTCGCCAGATACTGCTATTGATTTTGCGGATGTTAATAGTCTTGATGGCGGTCCTTGCCTTCGCCCGTCCCGCGACCAAAGGCGGGTATGTCGGTTCCCATGCGGGCGTCTCCGCTGTCATATTGTTTGACCGCTCGGCCTCGATGCAGCGACAGGTGAAAGATGGTATTCTATTTGATATCGCCAAGAGCCGCGCCGCCGACCTTCTGAAAAATTTCGGTCAGTCCGATGAACTGCTACTCATACCGTTTGACCGTCAGCCCTCCTTCCCCGCCGGGGAGAGATTCTTTAACCGGGAAGTGGCGGAAAGAATTCTCCAGGAGACCACCCCCGGATTCGACCGCGGCGAAATATCGGACATCGTCGCCAAAGCCCGCGAACTTCTGAATGGAGCCGTCAATCTGAACAAAGAGCTCTATCTGATATCTGACTTGCAGCGAACCTCGCTGGAGAAGGAGGTCGATTCCTCGCTGGAAGGGGTTACCGTATATTGCGTAGAACTGCCAATCGAAACCGACGGCAATAGCGGTCTGGCGGCAGTTGACCTGGGAGGACAGTTGATTGAGGTCGGCAATCCGTTCACGGTTCGCGCCGAAGTGGTCAATTATGACCCTCGCCGCAAGACCGAGCAGCTGGCATCACTCTACATTGACGGCGTGCGGGTGATGCAGTCCGAATTCCAGATAGGCCCCGATGAGAAAACCTCTCTTACTTTCAAAGCAACGGTAACCGGACCCGGTTTTCACTCCGGATGGGTGGAACTCAATGATGACGGTTTCCTTCCGGACAACCGCTACTTTTTCAGTTTTCGAATCCCGGAGCAGTTTAATATTCTGATTATTGACGGCGATGGCGCCGGTGAACTGATGCGACTGGCGCTTGCCCCGTCGGAGGAAACCGGTCGCTACTGGTCGGTCAAGAGAATTCCGCCGGAGCAGTTCTCATCGGTGCGGCTTTCCGAATATGACGCCCTGGTATTGTCAGGAATCAGCGACCCCGATCCCCTGCAGGTTTCGCAGATATTCCGCTTCCTTGACGACGGCGGGGGCCTTTTCTATATAATTGGACCCAATACCAAACCGGCGGCATTCAACAGCAGTTTTGGGAGAACGGTCGATATGCTTCTTGAGTCGCCGATAGCGACTGATTTCAGCGGCGCCGGATATTACACTCTGGAGCGATTCGATTATAATCATCCTATCTTCAAAGCATACGCCGGATTCGCGCCGGAAAAACTCCCCACCCTTCGCTTCTATGCCCTGCCTTCTCTTACTGATGGCTCCGGCAATCGCGACCTGGCGTTTTTTTCCAATGGTTTGCCCGGTGTCGTGGAATCGTCAGTCGGCGCCGGACGAATCATCATTATGACCGCGCCTTTGACCCCCCGGTATTCCGATATCGCCGGGCACTCTTTTTTTGTCCCGTTTGTCATTCGGACTATGGAATATCTTGCCGGCGATATGTCGGCATATGACCTTGAGAATCTGGTCGGCGAGAATATCCTGCGGGTAGTTCCGGAGGATCGGTTACTTTCCGGAATGGCGCAATTGACCGCCCCGGACAATCAGGTGTACCAGCTGGAAGGGACCGAAAAATCGGGGCAGTACCTGTTTGATTGCCGTCCGGTGAGCCAACCGGGAATCTATTCACTACGAGCCGAAAGCGGCACGGTTGACCTCTTTGCCGTCAATATCGACTCTCGCGAAAGCGCCCTTGGGGCGGGCGACTTCCCGGCCATTGCCCTGCAATTGAAATTTGCGGATTACAAAACGATTCCATCGGATAAATCCTCAGAGTCAATCATAACCGAGTCCCGCTACGGGCGGGAACTCTGGAAGATTTTCCTCTGGGCGGCGGCGCTGCTTCTGGCCATCGAAATGTTGCTTTCGCGCGAGAAAGAAATCGAGCCTGAAATCGGATGA